The Peribacillus sp. FSL P2-0133 genome has a segment encoding these proteins:
- a CDS encoding dihydroorotase — MKTVIKNGVLLDNQNSFKKADIEMEGKVITKIGENLATENCKVVDAEGLLITSGFIDLHVHLREPGGEHKETIASGTLAAARGGFTTVAAMPNTRPVPDTVENLEALNRKIEETAHVRVLPYASITIREAGKELTDFSSLKQTGAFAFTDDGVGIQEAGMMLEAMKRAAAQDMAIVAHCEDNSLINKGSVHEGRFSKEQGINGIPSVCEAVHIARDILLAEAADCHYHVCHISTKESVRTVRDAKRAGIRVTAEVTPHHLLLCEDDIPGLDTNYKMNPPLRGREDRDALIEGLLDGTIDFIATDHAPHAAEEKAQGMQLAPFGIVGLETAFPLLYTELVKKGVITLKQLIDFMTIKPSESFSLPYGELKEGAIADIVLIDLETEKEINAEEFASKGKNTPFNEKKCYGWPVMTIAEGKIAWEKGRVQG; from the coding sequence ATGAAAACAGTAATCAAAAATGGAGTATTGCTAGATAATCAAAACTCATTCAAAAAAGCGGATATTGAAATGGAAGGCAAGGTAATCACAAAGATCGGCGAGAACTTGGCAACGGAAAATTGTAAAGTAGTTGACGCTGAAGGGTTACTTATTACATCAGGTTTCATTGACCTGCATGTCCATTTACGCGAACCGGGCGGTGAACATAAAGAAACAATCGCAAGTGGAACGCTTGCAGCGGCAAGAGGCGGTTTCACTACGGTAGCGGCGATGCCTAATACAAGGCCAGTTCCCGATACAGTGGAAAACCTTGAAGCGCTAAACAGGAAAATTGAAGAAACGGCTCATGTCAGGGTACTCCCATATGCATCCATTACGATTAGGGAAGCAGGCAAGGAGTTGACCGACTTTTCTTCATTAAAACAAACGGGTGCTTTCGCCTTTACGGACGATGGCGTGGGAATTCAAGAAGCAGGGATGATGCTGGAAGCGATGAAACGGGCAGCCGCTCAAGATATGGCCATAGTTGCTCATTGTGAAGACAATAGCTTAATCAATAAAGGCTCCGTCCACGAAGGAAGATTCTCAAAAGAACAGGGAATCAATGGAATTCCGTCAGTATGTGAAGCTGTACATATTGCCCGGGATATCCTCCTTGCTGAAGCGGCGGATTGCCATTATCACGTTTGCCATATTTCCACGAAGGAATCGGTAAGGACGGTAAGGGATGCCAAACGCGCCGGTATCCGCGTCACAGCCGAAGTTACACCGCATCACTTATTATTGTGTGAAGATGATATACCGGGACTTGATACGAATTATAAAATGAACCCGCCATTGAGGGGCCGTGAAGATCGGGATGCATTAATAGAAGGACTGCTTGACGGAACCATCGATTTTATAGCAACTGACCATGCCCCGCATGCGGCAGAGGAAAAAGCGCAGGGAATGCAGCTGGCTCCTTTCGGAATAGTAGGATTGGAAACGGCCTTCCCGCTGCTTTACACCGAATTGGTTAAAAAGGGAGTCATTACATTAAAGCAATTGATCGATTTCATGACAATCAAACCATCTGAAAGTTTCTCCCTTCCTTATGGAGAGCTAAAGGAGGGTGCTATCGCGGATATCGTGCTCATCGATTTGGAAACAGAAAAAGAAATTAATGCTGAAGAGTTTGCTTCAAAAGGAAAAAATACACCTTTTAATGAAAAGAAATGTTATGGCTGGCCAGTCATGACGATTGCGGAAGGAAAAATAGCTTGGGAAAAAGGACGTGTTCAAGGATGA
- a CDS encoding carbamoyl phosphate synthase small subunit: protein MKRQLILEDGTVFLGEAFGGDVEKIGEVVFNTGMTGYQEILSDPSYCGQIVTLTYPLIGNYGINRDDFESINPAISGFVVKETAELPSNWRNQLSLDEYLKMKNIPGISGIDTRKLTRIIRKSGSLKGALCNINKDAKEVVSQLKATVIPSNQVKQVSTKAPYSSPGRGPRVVLVDYGMKHGILRELTKRGCDVVVVPYNVTAEEVMQYHPDGVMLSNGPGDPKSVHETLEMIRTIQTQVPLFGICLGHQLFALANGADTEKLKFGHRGSNHPVRDLRTGKVSITSQNHGYTVEELSIENTELIVTHTALNDDTIEGLRHKKYPAFTVQYHPEASPGPEDANYLFNEFLQMIETATNKGEKTCQNALI from the coding sequence ATGAAAAGACAGCTAATTTTAGAAGACGGGACAGTATTCCTTGGGGAAGCATTCGGAGGGGACGTAGAAAAAATAGGTGAAGTCGTTTTTAACACAGGAATGACAGGGTACCAGGAGATTCTATCCGATCCATCCTATTGCGGTCAAATCGTTACACTTACGTATCCATTAATCGGGAACTACGGAATAAACCGGGATGATTTTGAATCCATCAATCCAGCGATATCGGGATTCGTCGTTAAGGAAACGGCAGAACTTCCTTCCAACTGGAGAAACCAATTATCACTTGATGAATATCTGAAAATGAAGAACATACCTGGAATAAGCGGAATCGATACGAGAAAGCTGACTAGAATCATCAGGAAATCAGGTTCACTTAAAGGGGCGCTCTGCAATATCAATAAAGATGCAAAAGAAGTCGTTTCCCAGTTGAAAGCAACAGTGATTCCTTCTAATCAAGTGAAACAGGTTTCAACAAAAGCACCTTATTCCAGTCCGGGCAGAGGCCCGCGGGTAGTTCTTGTAGATTATGGCATGAAGCATGGGATTTTACGTGAGTTGACGAAGCGCGGCTGTGATGTCGTGGTTGTGCCTTATAACGTCACGGCCGAAGAAGTGATGCAATATCATCCGGATGGCGTGATGCTTTCAAACGGTCCTGGAGATCCGAAAAGTGTTCATGAGACGCTTGAAATGATCCGTACAATCCAAACTCAAGTGCCATTATTCGGAATCTGTTTAGGACATCAATTATTCGCACTGGCAAACGGGGCGGATACGGAAAAATTAAAATTCGGCCATCGAGGTTCTAATCATCCGGTTAGGGACCTTCGTACCGGAAAGGTATCCATCACATCTCAAAATCATGGATATACAGTAGAAGAGCTTTCCATTGAAAATACAGAACTTATTGTGACACATACAGCATTGAATGATGATACGATTGAAGGTCTGCGCCATAAAAAGTATCCGGCTTTCACCGTACAATATCACCCGGAAGCATCACCAGGGCCGGAAGATGCCAACTACTTATTCAATGAATTCTTACAAATGATTGAAACTGCAACCAACAAGGGGGAAAAAACATGCCAAAACGCACTGATATAA
- the carB gene encoding carbamoyl-phosphate synthase large subunit, whose product MPKRTDIKSILVIGSGPIVIGQAAEFDYAGTQACIALKEEGYRVILINSNPATIMTDSEMADAVYIEPITLEFVSKIIRKERPDALLPTLGGQTGLNMAVELAEAGILEECNVQILGTKLSAIQQAEDRDLFRTLMNDLGEPVPDSDIIHNLEEAYTFVERVGYPVIVRPAFTLGGTGGGICDNEEQLIEIVEGGLKSSPVHQCLLEKSIAGFKEVEYEVMRDSNDNAIVVCNMENFDPVGVHTGDSIVAAPSQTLSDREYQMLRNTSLKIIRALKIEGGCNVQLALDPNSYQYYVIEVNPRVSRSSALASKATGYPIAKLAAKIAVGLTLDEMMNPVTGKTYASFEPALDYVVTKIPRWPFDKFESANRRLGTQMKATGEVMAIGRTFEESILKAVRSLEAGIYHLNLNDEFEDGKIEKRIRKAGDERLFYIGEALRRGITIETIHEWSQIDLFFLHKLKKIIDFENQLKEHSFDCEVLQKAKELGFSDKTIAEIWGVPEIDVYEYRKQQGIIPVYKMVDTCAAEFESETPYFYGTYEDENESIVTDKKSVIVLGSGPIRIGQGVEFDYATVHSVWAIKEAGYEAIIINNNPETVSTDFSISDKLYFEPLTIEDVMHVIDLEKPEGVIVQFGGQTAINLADGLVERGVKILGTSLEDLDRAENRNKFERALKDLGIPQPKGKTATSVDEAIVIAEDIGYPVLVRPSYVLGGRAMEIVYKQEELLHYMKNAVKINPDHPVLIDRYLTGKEIEVDGISDGETVVIPGIMEHIERAGVHSGDSIAVYPPQNLTEKQKEVIIDYTTRLAKGLNIIGLLNIQYVISNEEVYVIEVNPRSSRTVPFLSKITNVPMANLATKVILGHTLESQGYKSGLVPEQTGVYVKVPVFSFAKLRGVDISLGPEMKSTGEVMGKDSTLEKALYKGLVASGFKIKGHGSVLLTISDKDKQEALLLARRFHNIGFKLIATSGTAALLKQSGIPTAIVGKIGEEGTNLLDVIRNGEAQFVINTLTKGKQPARDGFRIRRESVENGVTCLTSLDTAEAILRVIESMTFSAEAMGKTEKSREVSYI is encoded by the coding sequence ATGCCAAAACGCACTGATATAAAAAGCATCCTAGTAATTGGTTCCGGTCCGATCGTCATCGGACAGGCCGCCGAGTTCGATTATGCAGGAACCCAAGCGTGTATAGCCTTAAAAGAAGAAGGTTATCGTGTGATCCTGATTAACTCTAACCCTGCTACAATCATGACAGACAGTGAAATGGCTGACGCGGTTTATATCGAACCGATCACATTGGAATTTGTCAGCAAAATCATTCGTAAAGAGCGCCCGGATGCACTGTTACCTACCTTGGGCGGACAGACTGGCTTGAACATGGCAGTCGAGCTTGCCGAAGCAGGAATCCTGGAAGAATGCAATGTACAGATTCTTGGGACCAAACTTTCAGCTATCCAACAAGCGGAAGACCGTGACCTTTTCCGTACGCTAATGAACGATCTAGGGGAACCAGTACCTGATAGCGACATTATTCATAACTTGGAAGAGGCTTATACATTCGTTGAACGAGTCGGCTACCCAGTCATTGTTCGTCCTGCCTTCACGCTTGGCGGAACAGGCGGTGGGATTTGTGATAACGAAGAGCAGCTGATCGAGATTGTTGAGGGTGGCCTGAAAAGCAGCCCGGTACACCAATGTCTGCTTGAGAAGAGCATTGCCGGTTTCAAAGAAGTGGAATATGAAGTGATGCGTGATTCAAATGATAATGCGATAGTCGTTTGTAATATGGAAAACTTCGATCCTGTCGGTGTCCATACAGGCGATTCAATTGTTGCCGCACCAAGCCAAACATTAAGTGACAGAGAGTACCAAATGCTTCGAAATACGTCTTTGAAGATTATCCGTGCCTTGAAGATTGAAGGTGGATGTAATGTTCAGCTGGCGCTAGATCCAAACAGCTATCAATATTATGTCATTGAAGTGAACCCAAGGGTCAGCCGTTCGTCGGCACTTGCTTCAAAAGCAACAGGATATCCAATTGCAAAGCTTGCAGCAAAGATAGCCGTTGGTTTGACGCTCGATGAAATGATGAACCCTGTCACTGGCAAAACCTATGCCAGCTTTGAACCGGCACTGGACTATGTCGTTACGAAAATTCCGCGCTGGCCTTTCGATAAGTTCGAAAGCGCCAACCGTAGGCTCGGGACCCAAATGAAGGCGACCGGAGAAGTCATGGCAATCGGCCGTACATTCGAGGAATCAATCTTAAAAGCTGTCCGTTCCCTTGAAGCGGGTATATACCATCTTAATTTGAATGACGAGTTTGAAGATGGAAAAATAGAGAAACGGATCCGAAAAGCGGGAGATGAACGGTTATTCTATATCGGTGAAGCGTTAAGAAGGGGAATAACGATCGAAACAATACACGAATGGAGCCAGATCGATTTATTCTTCTTGCATAAGTTGAAAAAGATTATCGACTTTGAAAATCAGCTTAAAGAACATTCTTTTGATTGTGAAGTATTGCAAAAGGCTAAAGAACTAGGGTTTTCTGACAAAACGATTGCAGAAATATGGGGAGTTCCCGAAATTGACGTCTATGAGTACCGGAAACAGCAAGGAATCATCCCTGTTTACAAAATGGTTGATACATGTGCTGCGGAATTCGAATCGGAAACACCGTATTTTTATGGGACATACGAAGATGAGAATGAATCCATCGTTACTGACAAGAAAAGTGTCATTGTTCTGGGATCAGGCCCAATTAGAATCGGGCAAGGAGTAGAGTTTGATTATGCGACCGTACATTCGGTATGGGCCATTAAAGAAGCGGGATATGAAGCGATCATCATCAACAACAATCCCGAAACAGTTTCGACGGATTTCAGTATCTCCGACAAACTTTATTTCGAACCATTGACTATTGAAGATGTCATGCATGTCATCGATTTGGAAAAACCGGAAGGGGTCATCGTCCAGTTTGGTGGACAGACAGCAATCAACCTTGCAGATGGTCTTGTTGAAAGAGGAGTGAAGATCCTTGGTACTTCACTTGAAGACCTGGATAGGGCGGAAAATCGCAATAAATTCGAAAGAGCACTTAAGGATTTAGGCATTCCGCAGCCAAAGGGTAAAACCGCAACATCCGTTGATGAAGCGATCGTCATCGCTGAAGATATTGGTTATCCGGTTTTAGTAAGGCCATCGTATGTTCTCGGAGGAAGAGCGATGGAAATCGTCTATAAACAAGAAGAATTGCTGCATTACATGAAAAATGCCGTGAAAATAAATCCGGATCATCCTGTCCTGATAGACCGCTACTTAACGGGTAAGGAAATCGAAGTCGATGGAATTTCCGATGGCGAAACGGTTGTTATCCCTGGAATCATGGAGCATATCGAACGTGCAGGCGTCCATTCAGGTGATTCGATTGCAGTCTATCCGCCTCAAAATTTAACGGAAAAACAAAAAGAAGTAATCATCGATTATACGACCAGATTGGCAAAAGGTTTGAATATAATTGGTCTCTTGAACATTCAATATGTCATCAGCAATGAAGAAGTGTATGTGATTGAAGTAAATCCACGTTCAAGCCGAACCGTTCCATTCTTAAGTAAAATTACGAACGTGCCGATGGCTAACTTAGCCACGAAGGTCATCTTGGGCCACACACTTGAAAGCCAAGGTTACAAATCGGGGTTAGTGCCAGAACAAACTGGAGTCTATGTGAAAGTGCCGGTCTTCTCTTTTGCGAAATTAAGAGGTGTGGACATCTCACTCGGACCTGAAATGAAATCGACTGGTGAAGTAATGGGGAAAGATAGCACCCTTGAAAAGGCTTTATACAAAGGGCTGGTCGCTTCCGGTTTCAAAATTAAGGGGCATGGTTCGGTGTTATTGACGATATCTGATAAAGATAAGCAAGAAGCGCTACTTTTAGCAAGACGTTTCCATAATATCGGTTTCAAGCTGATAGCCACCAGCGGAACCGCTGCCTTATTGAAGCAATCCGGCATCCCTACTGCGATTGTCGGTAAAATTGGCGAAGAAGGTACAAACCTGCTGGATGTTATCCGGAACGGGGAAGCACAATTTGTCATAAATACTTTGACAAAAGGTAAGCAGCCGGCCCGAGATGGTTTCAGAATCCGACGTGAATCGGTTGAAAATGGAGTGACATGCCTAACATCACTTGATACGGCAGAAGCTATTTTAAGAGTGATAGAATCCATGACTTTCTCGGCAGAAGCAATGGGAAAAACGGAAAAAAGTCGTGAGGTGAGCTATATATGA